One Mucilaginibacter ginkgonis genomic region harbors:
- a CDS encoding M20/M25/M40 family metallo-hydrolase, with protein sequence MKRNLLLTALLAASVFTGAYAQEAVDQDMVNKIREEGLNHSQVMNTAFYLTDVSGPRLSGSPELRHAQEWAMGQLKTWGMSNVALEPWGKFGKGWDVQKNYAAITVPYYHAIIAIPKAWTPSTNGPIKTDVVLLKVDTVTDLDQYKGKLKGKIVIMDTKTTLAQGLKPDLTRYTDEELDKMAKAGPEQPRGPRPGNANNFIETRRRMMAMRTAVSTFLMDEGAALILSQARGTDGTVFTTNGASYAEDAKPVLPELETSGEDYLRIVRLLKGGISVQMEADIQTKFYTDDLQGYDVVAEIPGTDKKLKDQLVMLGGHFDSWHGGTGATDNAAGSAVMMEALRILKTIGFKPKRTIRLALWTSEEQGLFGSRNYVLNHFGDPKTMTLKPEQAKVSAYYNLDNGTGKIRGIYLQGNQAAGPIFQSWLAPFKDLGASTVTIGNTGGTDHLSFDAVGIPGFQFIQEPMDYNTRTHHSNQDTYDRLSADDLKQAATIIASFVYNTSQRTDMIPRKELPKPPPAAGN encoded by the coding sequence ATGAAGAGAAATCTACTTTTAACAGCGCTCTTAGCAGCTTCGGTATTTACCGGCGCTTACGCGCAAGAGGCTGTAGACCAGGATATGGTCAACAAGATCCGCGAAGAAGGCTTAAACCATTCGCAGGTAATGAACACGGCTTTTTACCTAACGGATGTATCAGGTCCGCGGTTATCAGGTTCGCCGGAGCTGCGCCACGCGCAGGAATGGGCAATGGGCCAGTTGAAAACCTGGGGCATGAGCAATGTGGCCTTAGAGCCCTGGGGAAAATTTGGTAAGGGCTGGGACGTTCAGAAAAACTATGCTGCCATTACCGTTCCGTATTACCATGCTATAATCGCTATCCCTAAAGCATGGACACCGTCTACCAACGGCCCTATTAAAACTGACGTGGTTTTGTTGAAGGTTGATACCGTTACAGACCTTGACCAATACAAAGGCAAGCTGAAAGGCAAGATAGTGATCATGGATACCAAGACCACTTTGGCCCAGGGCTTAAAACCCGATCTGACCCGTTATACCGACGAGGAACTGGATAAAATGGCGAAAGCTGGTCCGGAGCAGCCACGCGGCCCGCGCCCGGGTAATGCAAATAATTTTATTGAGACCCGCCGCCGTATGATGGCTATGCGCACAGCCGTGTCGACTTTCCTGATGGACGAAGGTGCAGCACTGATACTTAGCCAGGCCCGCGGGACAGACGGCACGGTGTTCACTACGAACGGTGCATCTTATGCAGAGGATGCAAAACCTGTTCTTCCTGAATTGGAAACCAGCGGCGAAGATTACCTGCGCATTGTGCGTTTGCTAAAAGGCGGCATCAGCGTACAAATGGAAGCCGATATCCAAACTAAGTTTTATACAGACGACCTGCAAGGTTATGACGTAGTAGCTGAAATACCGGGTACAGATAAAAAACTGAAAGACCAGTTGGTAATGCTTGGCGGCCACTTTGATTCTTGGCATGGCGGAACCGGCGCGACTGATAACGCAGCAGGCAGCGCAGTAATGATGGAGGCTTTGCGTATTTTAAAAACAATTGGTTTTAAACCAAAACGTACCATCCGTTTAGCATTATGGACTTCAGAAGAGCAGGGTTTATTCGGGTCACGCAACTATGTGTTAAACCACTTTGGCGATCCAAAAACCATGACTTTGAAGCCCGAGCAGGCAAAAGTTTCGGCATATTATAACCTGGATAACGGTACCGGAAAGATTCGCGGCATTTACCTACAGGGCAACCAGGCGGCCGGACCGATATTTCAAAGCTGGCTGGCTCCGTTTAAAGACTTAGGCGCAAGCACGGTAACCATCGGCAACACAGGCGGCACGGACCATTTGTCTTTCGACGCGGTTGGCATCCCCGGCTTCCAGTTTATCCAGGAGCCTATGGATTACAACACCCGTACACACCACAGCAACCAGGATACTTATGACCGTTTAAGCGCCGACGATCTGAAACAGGCAGCAACTATAATTGCTTCGTTTGTTTATAATACATCGCAGCGCACAGATATGATACCCCGAAAAGAGTTACCTAAACCGCCACCGGCAGCAGGTAATTAA
- a CDS encoding HAD family hydrolase, whose translation MKHIKVVAFDADDTLWVNEPYFRKTEEAFYKLLEGYASLHDMERELLKTELDNIPLYGYGVKGFVLSMIEAAMRITNGTLTQETIAQIIVLGKAMLNEPIELLDGVEDVLKNLQGRYKLVVATKGDLLDQERKLRKSDLTKYFHHVEIMSEKDDANYLKLIRHLDIQPQELLMVGNSLKSDVLPVLNVGGYAIHVPYHITWVHETINHTVENKRLATVESIGEVLKFL comes from the coding sequence ATGAAACACATAAAAGTGGTGGCGTTCGACGCCGACGATACGCTTTGGGTTAATGAGCCATACTTCCGTAAAACTGAGGAAGCATTTTACAAACTGCTGGAAGGTTACGCCTCGCTGCATGACATGGAGCGCGAACTGCTGAAGACCGAGCTGGATAATATCCCGCTGTATGGTTACGGGGTAAAGGGCTTTGTGCTATCCATGATAGAAGCGGCCATGCGCATTACCAACGGGACGCTTACCCAGGAAACCATTGCGCAGATCATTGTACTGGGCAAAGCCATGCTTAACGAGCCGATCGAGTTACTGGATGGCGTTGAAGATGTGCTGAAGAACCTGCAAGGCAGGTACAAGCTGGTTGTGGCCACCAAAGGTGACCTGCTCGACCAGGAACGTAAGCTGCGCAAGTCTGACCTTACCAAATATTTTCACCATGTAGAGATCATGTCGGAAAAGGATGATGCCAATTATTTGAAACTGATCAGACATCTGGATATTCAGCCGCAGGAACTGCTGATGGTGGGTAATTCCCTGAAGTCGGACGTGCTGCCCGTGCTCAACGTTGGCGGTTATGCCATTCACGTGCCTTACCACATTACCTGGGTGCATGAGACGATTAATCACACGGTGGAAAATAAAAGGCTTGCAACGGTTGAAAGTATCGGTGAAGTGCTGAAGTTTTTGTAA
- a CDS encoding SRPBCC family protein has product MEAQPFVIEHTMDAPADKVWEAITDKDEMKQWYFDLAEFKPEVGYKFEFTGGSEDKTYLHKCEVLEVERGAKLSHTWTYDGYSGYSIVSWLLTPYGKATRVKLIHTGLETFPKEKDFARESFSQGWNYIVGKSLPDFLEKAG; this is encoded by the coding sequence ATGGAAGCACAACCTTTTGTTATTGAGCATACTATGGACGCCCCGGCAGATAAAGTTTGGGAAGCCATTACCGATAAGGATGAAATGAAGCAGTGGTATTTTGACCTGGCCGAATTTAAGCCCGAGGTTGGTTATAAGTTTGAGTTCACCGGCGGTTCTGAAGACAAAACCTACCTGCACAAATGCGAAGTGCTGGAAGTTGAACGCGGCGCTAAGCTAAGCCATACATGGACCTACGACGGATATTCCGGCTATTCGATAGTAAGCTGGCTGCTCACGCCATACGGCAAGGCTACGCGCGTAAAACTGATACATACCGGTTTGGAAACCTTCCCTAAAGAAAAAGACTTTGCCCGCGAAAGCTTTTCGCAAGGCTGGAACTATATCGTCGGTAAATCACTACCGGACTTTTTGGAGAAGGCGGGGTAA